CTAGTAGTCAGTCCAGTTTGATTTTTGTGGTATGCTGAGGGAAAACAGGAGATGCTTCGATGGGAAAAACGGCTCCAATGCACCTCAGCGATGATGAACAAACCCATGTCGAGTTCTTTGTACGACGAGGCAAAGCCAATGCCAGAACGCTGACACGAGCACGCGTCTTGCTCAAAAGCGATGAAGGCTGGACGGATGCCGAAATCGCCGAAGTGCTCGATATCACAGAGCAAACGATTCGCAATATCCGACAACGATTTCGAGCCGGAGGCATCGAGGCAGTGCTCACCGACAAACGGCAAGAGCGGCGGCGGCAGGCACTCAACGATGAACAGGCGGCCCATCTTATTGCCGTTGCCTGTAGCAATGTCCCTGATGGGCACGACCATTGGACTATGCGCATGCTCGCAGGCAAAGCTATCGAGTTGGGATACGTGCGGGCTCTGTCTCCCGAAACCGTACGCCAATTACTGAAAAAAACGCGCTGAAGCCCTGGCAACATGAGCAGTGGTGCATTCCTAATGTCGATGCAGACTTTGTCGCCGCTATGGAAGATGTGCTGGATCTCTATGCCCAACCCTATGATCCAGCAGCACCGCTGGTCTGTTTTGACGAAAAGCCGCTGGTTGTACATGCAGAAGTACGTGAGCCTTTGCCAGTGAAACCAGGACATCCCGAGCACGCGGATTATGAATATGAGCGATTGGGAACGGCGAACTTGTTTGTGTTTGTCGAACCACTGGCAGGACG
The sequence above is drawn from the Chloroflexota bacterium genome and encodes:
- a CDS encoding IS630 family transposase (programmed frameshift) — encoded protein: MGKTAPMHLSDDEQTHVEFFVRRGKANARTLTRARVLLKSDEGWTDAEIAEVLDITEQTIRNIRQRFRAGGIEAVLTDKRQERRRQALNDEQAAHLIAVACSNVPDGHDHWTMRMLAGKAIELGYVRALSPETVRQLLKKNALKPWQHEQWCIPNVDADFVAAMEDVLDLYAQPYDPAAPLVCFDEKPLVVHAEVREPLPVKPGHPEHADYEYERLGTANLFVFVEPLAGRRCVEMTERRTRLDFAQTIRWLVDEVYPDARVIRLVMDNLNTHTAASLYEAFEPAEAQRIWQRLEVHYTPKHGSWLNMAEIEISIFERGCLSKRVKSFEHLWQHIETLATDRNAARAQIHWRFTCADARAQMHDLYPSPKIKLD